A DNA window from Christiangramia salexigens contains the following coding sequences:
- the pstB gene encoding phosphate ABC transporter ATP-binding protein PstB yields the protein MIKKKKKKESVIDSSLQRKYKLQAKDVKVWYGDFMAIKGVSMDIKANKVTAFIGPSGCGKSTFLRLFNRMNDYVDDFSMEGEINIDNENIYDKNINVELLRKQVGMVFQKPNPFPKSIYENVAYGLKIQGIKDKSFLRDRVEESLKQVGLWNEVENDLNKSALALSGGQQQRLCIARTLAVEPSIILMDEPTSALDPISTAKIEDLIYQLKDKYTIVIVTHNMQQASRISDSTAFFYMGNLIEFDKTNKLFTHPEKEQTENYITGRFG from the coding sequence ATGATTAAAAAGAAAAAAAAGAAGGAAAGCGTTATAGATAGCAGCCTTCAAAGAAAATATAAGTTACAGGCGAAAGATGTAAAGGTTTGGTATGGTGATTTCATGGCTATTAAAGGTGTTAGCATGGACATCAAAGCAAACAAGGTTACGGCTTTTATTGGCCCTTCAGGTTGTGGAAAATCAACTTTCCTTAGATTATTCAATAGAATGAATGATTATGTGGACGATTTTTCAATGGAAGGCGAGATAAATATTGATAACGAGAATATATACGACAAGAATATCAATGTTGAGCTACTTAGAAAGCAGGTAGGAATGGTGTTTCAAAAACCCAATCCATTTCCAAAATCTATTTATGAGAATGTAGCTTATGGCCTTAAAATTCAGGGAATTAAAGACAAGTCCTTTTTGAGAGACCGGGTTGAAGAATCTCTGAAACAAGTGGGACTTTGGAATGAGGTTGAAAATGATCTGAACAAATCGGCTTTAGCTCTATCGGGAGGACAACAACAAAGGCTTTGTATTGCAAGAACACTTGCCGTGGAGCCATCTATTATATTAATGGATGAGCCAACTTCTGCTCTAGATCCTATTTCTACGGCAAAAATTGAAGACCTCATCTATCAATTAAAAGACAAGTATACGATCGTGATCGTAACCCATAATATGCAGCAAGCTAGTAGAATTAGTGATAGTACGGCTTTCTTCTATATGGGTAATCTTATCGAATTCGACAAAACCAATAAATTATTTACCCACCCGGAAAAAGAACAAACCGAGAATTACATAACCGGTCGTTTCGGATAA
- the pstA gene encoding phosphate ABC transporter permease PstA — translation MNNIRKNRLKDQAFKYWGIFCTLLGLVLLAIFIGNILIDGVMRIDWEFITNLPSRKAERSGIYTALMGSIWVLLLTTIIALPVGIAAAIYLEEYSKKNKLSTILEVNISNLAGVPSVIYGLLGLEVFVRIMEMGASILAGSFTLALLILPIVIVSTREALKAVPRSVRDASFAMGASKWQTVYHQLLPASFGGILTGVILALSRAVGETAPLIVIGALAYVPFAPETPMDQFSVLPIQIFNWITRPQHGFVENAAAAIIILLLITFVMNGIAVYFRNKWQKKFK, via the coding sequence ATGAATAATATTAGAAAAAACAGACTTAAAGATCAGGCCTTCAAATATTGGGGGATCTTCTGCACTCTTCTTGGACTTGTATTACTGGCTATTTTTATTGGTAATATCCTCATTGATGGAGTGATGCGAATAGACTGGGAGTTTATTACTAATCTACCCTCAAGAAAAGCCGAAAGATCTGGTATATATACAGCCCTTATGGGAAGTATTTGGGTACTTTTACTTACAACAATCATTGCATTACCGGTAGGGATCGCAGCAGCGATTTATCTGGAAGAATATTCAAAAAAGAATAAACTATCCACAATTCTTGAGGTAAATATTTCAAACCTGGCTGGGGTTCCATCTGTAATATATGGACTGCTTGGTCTTGAGGTTTTTGTTAGGATCATGGAAATGGGAGCAAGTATTCTTGCGGGTAGTTTCACACTGGCCCTTTTAATACTTCCTATTGTGATTGTTTCAACAAGAGAGGCATTAAAAGCAGTTCCAAGATCTGTAAGAGATGCTTCATTTGCAATGGGAGCCTCAAAATGGCAAACTGTTTATCACCAATTACTTCCTGCTTCATTTGGAGGTATACTTACTGGTGTGATCTTAGCCCTATCCAGGGCAGTTGGAGAGACCGCTCCATTAATAGTTATTGGTGCCCTGGCCTATGTGCCTTTTGCTCCTGAAACCCCTATGGATCAGTTTTCCGTCCTGCCAATCCAAATCTTTAACTGGATCACAAGACCACAACACGGATTTGTAGAAAATGCAGCTGCTGCAATTATTATTCTATTGTTAATTACATTTGTAATGAACGGTATAGCTGTTTACTTCAGAAATAAATGGCAGAAAAAATTTAAATAA
- the pstC gene encoding phosphate ABC transporter permease subunit PstC has protein sequence MRKLKELVIERLLLTSSLITIAVTIGIILVLSVEAVNFFSEVSIVDFLTDTQWTPLFTDKHFGILALLSGTLLTSFIAIAFAVPVGLSISIYLSEYAPKSFRKTIKPLLELLAAVPTVVYGFFALMVVTPFLQSIFPEISSFNSLSAGLVMGIMIIPYISSLSEDALHAVPNALREAAYGMGSTKLQNSFRVMVPAASSGIIVSIILAISRAIGETMIVAVAAGQQPRFTFDPTVPVETITAYIVQVSLGDVQHDSLEYKTIFAAGITLFIFTFLLNTLSYRIRKKFQEKYE, from the coding sequence ATGCGAAAACTAAAAGAATTAGTAATTGAGAGACTTCTGCTTACAAGTTCTCTAATTACTATTGCCGTTACTATAGGTATCATTTTAGTTTTGTCTGTTGAAGCAGTAAACTTCTTTAGCGAGGTTTCCATTGTAGATTTCTTAACCGATACCCAATGGACCCCGCTTTTTACAGACAAACATTTTGGTATTCTAGCTTTATTATCGGGTACCCTGCTTACCTCTTTTATTGCGATTGCTTTTGCAGTACCTGTAGGTTTGTCTATTAGTATTTACTTAAGTGAATATGCTCCAAAAAGTTTTCGGAAGACCATCAAGCCTTTATTGGAACTATTAGCTGCTGTTCCAACAGTGGTTTATGGTTTTTTTGCATTAATGGTGGTTACCCCGTTTTTACAATCCATATTTCCTGAAATTTCAAGTTTTAACTCGCTTTCTGCGGGACTTGTGATGGGGATCATGATCATCCCTTACATCTCATCATTAAGTGAAGATGCATTACACGCAGTTCCAAATGCCTTACGGGAAGCGGCTTATGGTATGGGATCAACAAAACTTCAAAATTCATTCAGAGTAATGGTGCCTGCAGCATCTTCTGGGATCATAGTTTCAATAATCCTAGCAATATCGAGAGCAATTGGTGAAACTATGATCGTGGCAGTAGCAGCAGGACAGCAACCAAGGTTCACTTTTGATCCAACTGTTCCTGTAGAAACCATAACCGCTTATATCGTTCAGGTGAGTTTAGGTGATGTTCAGCATGACTCACTAGAGTACAAGACCATATTTGCAGCGGGTATCACTCTTTTCATATTTACTTTTTTGCTGAATACTTTAAGTTATCGAATCAGAAAAAAATTCCAGGAGAAATATGAATAA
- a CDS encoding PstS family phosphate ABC transporter substrate-binding protein has product MKKVLFITAIAFLMIACGNNKGQNSDDNGTITVDGSSTVYPITEAVAEEFRAEKPRVNVTIGVSGTGGGFQKFTRGETDISDASREIKAKEAAVAKENNIDYVELEVAYDGLAVVINPENDWAKSFTVEELKKIWEPAAQGKVMKWNQINPEWPNEEIHLFGPGVASGTFDYFTEAIVGEGGASRGDFTASEDDNVLVQGVAGDKYGLGFFGLAYYEANSDKLALAAVDGGNGPISPSAETVNNGTYSPLSRPLFIYVSSKAIQSPNVVEFINFYLDEAGSLAKDVGYFPLTDAEYAEQKSKFKSFVEKHKDQTNNKK; this is encoded by the coding sequence ATGAAAAAAGTATTATTTATAACCGCAATTGCTTTCTTAATGATCGCTTGCGGAAACAATAAAGGCCAAAATAGTGATGATAATGGCACTATCACAGTAGATGGATCAAGTACAGTATACCCAATCACTGAAGCTGTAGCAGAAGAATTCAGAGCTGAAAAACCAAGAGTAAATGTTACAATTGGGGTTTCAGGAACCGGTGGTGGATTCCAGAAATTCACCCGTGGTGAAACAGATATTTCTGATGCTTCCAGAGAGATAAAGGCAAAAGAAGCGGCTGTTGCAAAAGAGAACAATATTGATTATGTTGAATTAGAGGTTGCTTATGACGGTCTTGCTGTTGTGATCAATCCTGAAAATGACTGGGCTAAATCTTTTACCGTAGAGGAACTAAAGAAGATCTGGGAACCGGCTGCACAGGGAAAAGTAATGAAATGGAATCAGATCAACCCGGAATGGCCAAATGAGGAAATTCATTTATTCGGACCTGGTGTTGCTTCCGGTACCTTCGATTATTTCACTGAAGCTATAGTAGGTGAAGGCGGAGCCAGCCGTGGGGATTTCACAGCCAGTGAAGATGATAATGTTCTTGTACAAGGTGTTGCAGGAGATAAATACGGACTAGGATTTTTTGGACTGGCTTATTACGAAGCTAACTCAGATAAATTGGCACTTGCAGCTGTAGATGGTGGAAACGGACCTATTTCTCCTTCAGCAGAAACTGTAAACAATGGAACTTATTCTCCACTTTCAAGACCATTATTTATCTACGTTAGCAGTAAAGCGATTCAAAGCCCTAACGTGGTAGAATTTATAAACTTCTATTTGGATGAAGCCGGTTCATTGGCAAAGGATGTTGGATACTTTCCTTTAACCGATGCTGAATATGCTGAGCAGAAATCTAAATTTAAAAGTTTTGTTGAGAAGCATAAAGACCAGACTAACAATAAAAAATAA
- a CDS encoding porin produces the protein MKLKWNFLSVFLLVSIFSVNAQDITNNTFGKGLVDVVAKDSSYSVNFAARFQSLFTSDWDFPGNSNLSNGESNFLIRRARLKFKGFAFSPNLRYKMELGLSNRDISGASEFTHDAPRYILDAVIKWNFYENFDLWVGQTKLPGNRERIISSGNMQTVDRSLVNSVFNVDREMGIQLHHSIDFGNDFLLKESVAFTQGEGRNVTRGNIGGYHFTGRAEIYPFGDFDAYSGADFAREPSPKLAIGAAYSYNDDAVKTESVSGDYMMLDNGFYETDIETFFLDAMMKYKGLTLMTEYANRTAENPIAVDAQGVPTGDVVQVGNGFVGQAAYLFPSNFEVVGRYTTIALDEGITGEGVHNQYTLGVSKYILKHKLKVQSDISLNDFENNLDNGVTYRLQVDIHF, from the coding sequence ATGAAGTTAAAATGGAATTTTTTATCAGTCTTTCTACTGGTATCGATTTTTAGTGTAAACGCACAGGACATTACGAACAACACATTTGGAAAAGGACTTGTTGATGTTGTAGCTAAGGATAGCTCTTACAGCGTGAATTTCGCAGCAAGATTTCAGTCTTTATTTACAAGTGATTGGGACTTCCCAGGAAACAGCAATTTGAGCAATGGTGAATCTAATTTCTTAATTAGAAGAGCAAGATTGAAATTTAAAGGTTTTGCATTTTCTCCAAATTTGAGATACAAAATGGAGCTTGGACTATCTAACCGTGATATTTCCGGAGCTTCAGAATTTACGCATGATGCACCGCGATATATACTGGATGCGGTAATTAAGTGGAATTTTTATGAAAATTTCGATCTTTGGGTTGGTCAAACGAAACTACCGGGTAACCGAGAGAGAATCATTTCTTCAGGAAATATGCAAACAGTAGACCGATCTCTTGTTAATAGTGTTTTCAACGTAGATCGTGAAATGGGAATTCAATTACATCATTCCATAGATTTTGGTAATGATTTCCTTTTGAAGGAATCTGTAGCCTTCACACAGGGTGAAGGAAGAAACGTAACTCGAGGGAATATTGGTGGTTATCATTTTACAGGAAGAGCTGAAATTTATCCTTTCGGAGACTTTGACGCTTATTCGGGGGCTGACTTCGCAAGAGAACCATCTCCAAAATTAGCTATAGGTGCTGCATATAGTTATAATGATGATGCTGTTAAAACAGAATCTGTATCTGGTGATTACATGATGCTGGATAACGGATTTTATGAAACCGATATCGAAACCTTCTTTTTAGATGCAATGATGAAGTATAAGGGCCTTACTTTAATGACCGAATATGCAAACAGAACTGCAGAAAATCCAATCGCTGTAGATGCTCAGGGAGTTCCAACAGGTGATGTGGTTCAGGTAGGAAATGGTTTTGTAGGTCAGGCAGCATATTTATTTCCAAGTAATTTCGAGGTCGTAGGACGATATACTACAATTGCTTTAGATGAAGGAATTACTGGAGAAGGTGTGCACAATCAATATACACTAGGAGTTTCCAAATATATTTTAAAGCATAAACTAAAAGTTCAGAGCGATATAAGCCTGAATGACTTTGAAAATAATCTTGATAATGGCGTAACTTACAGGTTACAAGTTGATATTCACTTTTAA
- a CDS encoding Nramp family divalent metal transporter has translation MKPRSPRKTSLLKSIGPGFLLAGAAIGVSHLVQATRAGADYGFLLFWVLILACITKYPFLEFGPRYAAGTGNHLITGYKKLGKFPYWAFIFITIGSMFIIQAAVTIVTAGLAERLFGMGWTSFTWSFLIIGICIALLLIGKYPALDKSMKVIVSLLGLATLTAVILALGEGRIENAIQMDSPPIWNKIGIAFIISFMGWMPIPLDASVWHSIWTKEKALGNKRRTSIKDAFTDFNIGYFLAAIIGVLFFLMGVLIMFGSGISFSGNGVEFSGQLIDLYGKTLGDWSKPLIGIAAFIAMFSTTLAVTDAFPRVISEVLAERKSTSSRSKWENYRLNVFLIPLLSLLILYFFTASFTVLIDFATALSFLSAPFIAFFNYKLVTGEQMPLADRPGKNYQIFSLICFGVLILFNLVYLYTLLA, from the coding sequence ATGAAACCCAGATCCCCCCGTAAAACTTCCCTTCTAAAATCTATAGGTCCTGGATTTTTACTTGCGGGAGCTGCTATTGGTGTATCCCATTTAGTTCAGGCCACCAGAGCGGGCGCCGATTATGGTTTCCTTCTTTTTTGGGTTCTGATTCTGGCCTGCATCACAAAATATCCGTTTCTGGAATTCGGCCCAAGGTATGCTGCCGGCACAGGAAATCATCTTATTACGGGTTATAAAAAATTGGGGAAATTCCCCTATTGGGCCTTTATATTCATAACCATTGGAAGCATGTTCATCATTCAGGCTGCCGTCACCATAGTTACTGCCGGTTTAGCTGAAAGGTTGTTTGGAATGGGTTGGACAAGCTTTACATGGAGTTTCCTCATCATTGGCATTTGTATAGCTTTATTACTTATAGGTAAATATCCTGCCCTGGATAAAAGCATGAAGGTCATTGTAAGTTTATTGGGCCTGGCAACATTAACCGCTGTAATACTTGCTTTAGGCGAAGGCAGGATTGAAAATGCCATACAAATGGATTCTCCTCCAATCTGGAATAAAATTGGGATCGCTTTTATAATCTCATTTATGGGTTGGATGCCTATTCCGTTGGATGCTTCAGTATGGCATTCTATATGGACAAAGGAAAAGGCATTAGGCAATAAACGAAGGACTTCGATTAAGGACGCATTTACAGATTTTAATATTGGCTATTTCCTAGCAGCAATAATCGGAGTACTTTTTTTTCTGATGGGTGTCCTTATAATGTTTGGAAGCGGCATAAGTTTTTCTGGTAACGGAGTAGAGTTTTCCGGGCAACTTATAGACCTCTACGGAAAAACTCTGGGTGACTGGAGCAAACCTCTTATTGGCATAGCGGCCTTTATAGCTATGTTTTCCACTACACTTGCGGTAACCGATGCCTTTCCAAGGGTTATTTCAGAAGTATTAGCTGAACGAAAATCAACTTCTTCCAGATCCAAATGGGAGAATTACAGATTAAATGTCTTTCTAATACCTCTATTATCCCTATTAATTCTTTATTTTTTTACGGCTTCCTTTACTGTGCTCATAGATTTCGCAACTGCACTTTCGTTTCTCTCTGCACCATTTATTGCCTTCTTTAATTATAAGCTGGTCACAGGAGAACAAATGCCTCTGGCAGACAGACCCGGTAAAAATTACCAGATTTTCAGCCTTATTTGCTTTGGGGTATTGATCTTATTCAATCTGGTCTATCTTTATACACTTTTAGCTTAA
- a CDS encoding alpha/beta hydrolase encodes MSKEKSLSYTISNTYSTLNEKGPKTKNIWLVFHGIGYLSRYFLKYFKHLDPEENYIIAPQAQAKYYLNGEYRHVGSSWLTRENRDMEIENVMNYIDAVFKNEGLQDTSNLNILGYSQGVSVATRYVANRKINCSNLILHSGKVPEELEAKDFNNSNSTRFSFIYGNKDQYLNPEVLKAEKNRLQKIFPQNLDIISFEGEHEVNKEVISKFA; translated from the coding sequence ATGAGCAAAGAGAAAAGTCTTTCTTATACCATTAGTAACACCTACTCTACCCTGAATGAAAAAGGACCTAAAACTAAAAACATATGGTTGGTATTCCATGGTATTGGATATTTAAGCCGGTATTTTCTGAAATATTTCAAGCACCTGGACCCAGAGGAAAATTATATTATTGCGCCACAGGCACAGGCAAAATATTATTTAAATGGTGAATACCGTCATGTTGGATCCTCGTGGCTTACCAGGGAAAACCGGGACATGGAAATTGAAAATGTAATGAACTATATAGACGCGGTCTTTAAAAATGAAGGCCTGCAAGACACTTCAAACCTGAATATTTTAGGTTATTCTCAGGGAGTATCAGTAGCGACCCGTTATGTGGCCAATCGTAAAATAAACTGTAGCAATTTGATTTTACATTCCGGTAAAGTACCAGAAGAACTTGAAGCGAAAGATTTCAACAATTCAAATTCCACCAGGTTTAGCTTTATTTATGGCAATAAAGACCAATATTTAAATCCTGAAGTCCTAAAAGCTGAAAAAAACAGGCTACAGAAAATATTCCCTCAAAATCTGGATATCATAAGTTTTGAAGGTGAACATGAAGTTAACAAGGAAGTCATCTCAAAATTTGCTTAA